Proteins from a single region of Oncorhynchus keta strain PuntledgeMale-10-30-2019 chromosome 20, Oket_V2, whole genome shotgun sequence:
- the LOC118399451 gene encoding biogenesis of lysosome-related organelles complex 1 subunit 4-like, whose translation MEPRMENRVDVLSPLEESSAEVSRDSGIVSQSVSSLSMLSEATVSQSPSFDAAVLRSPSFNSEEPETDPDHNEEDDILRHTSLSYSSYIRDTAGDEILGLEKSLEEMLTRVDEFVGMLDMIRNDTSQIVNENLPQIHRKSEEMRQIYRKIDKLDVFVKMVGANVNVMEEHVTQAEKEQGTLPDAFRKIFRTISVPRFLNKPASPSMQQHQELPPVLRTDDYFIPHPGH comes from the exons ATGGAGCCTAGGATGGAAAATAGGGTAGATGTTCTCTCCCCGCTGGAGGAGTCCAGTGCCGAGGTGAGTCGGGACAGTGGCATCGTGTCGCAGAGTGTGAGCAGTTTATCCATGTTGAGCGAGGCCACGGTGTCGCAAAGCCCCAGCTTCGACGCAGCAGTCTTGCGGAGTCCGAGCTTCAACTCCGAGGAACCCGAAACGGACCCAGACCACAACGAGGAGGATGATATCCTGAGACACACTAGCCTAAGTTACTCCTCTTACATCAGAGATACTGCTGGAGACGAG ATCCTGGGTTTGGAGAAAAGTCTGGAGGAAATGCTTACTAGGGTGGATGAATTTGTTGGAATGCTTGACATG ATCCGCAACGACACATCACAGATTGTCAACGAGAACCTACCTCAAATACATAGAAAATCAGAAGAGATGAGACAAATATACAGAAAGATTGACAAGTTGGAT GTGTTTGTGAAGATGGTGGGTGCCAATGTGAATGTCATGGAGGAGCATGTCACTCAGGCAGAGAAGGAACAAGGAACCCTGCCGGATGCCTTCAGAAAGATCTTCCGTACCATTAGTGTCCCGAGGTTTCTAAAT AAACCAGCCAGCCCCAGTATGCAGCAGCATCAGGAGCTTCCCCCAGTGTTGAGAACAGATGATTATTTCATCCCACACCCAGGACACTGA
- the LOC118399452 gene encoding nuclear transport factor 2-like, with translation MASKPVWEQIGAGFVQHYYQQFDSDRTKLADLYTDASCLTWEGVGFQGHKAIMEKITSLPFQSIQHSITAQDHQPTPDSCVMSMVMGQLKADTDQVMGFQQMFLLKNVDNKWICTNDMFRLALHNFGA, from the exons ATGGCAAGCAAACCGGTTTGGGAGCAGATCGGTGCAGGCTTTGTGCAACATTATTACCAACAGTTTGATTCTGATAGAACCAAACTCGCCGATCTCTAT ACTGATGCGTCATGTTTAACATGGGAAGGAGTTGGTTTCCAGGGGCATAAAGCCATTATGGAGAAGATCACT AGCTTACCGTTCCAGTCAATTCAGCACAGCATCACCGCACAGGACCACCAGCCCACGCCAGACAGCTGTGTAATGAGCATGGTGATGGGACAGCTCAAG GCTGACACGGACCAGGTGATGGGTTTTCAACAAATGTTCCTGCTGAAGAACGTGGACAACAAATGGATCTGCACAAATGACATGTTCAGATTGGCACTACATAACTTTGGAGCATAG